One Sporosarcina sp. FSL W8-0480 genomic window, CTCCTTAGGTAAGAAACAAGGATTTGCCTATCTTGCAGACCGAACCGTAACAGGCCGAATCGCTCGATTACTGAAATCTGGAGTACTCTGGATGTACAAATGGCATAATGGGTAAGCTGGATAATAAGTGAAAAATCCCTCCCTCGTATTTTACGGGGGAAGGGATTTTATTTTCTCATTTATATTGAATTATTATCAATAAAGTTTATGCTTGCTCCACGTATCCGTGTTTTTCCAGTGCGTTAAAAACAGGTTTCAACTGAATATAGCCTTCGCCGATTACTTCTTCCCCGATACGCACAAGAGGATAGAAATACTCATCATTCAAAATTTGCTCAGCGATTTCTTTCTGTGCGGAATCCTCGATTTCAGATTCAATATCGATATAATCAATGTCAAAAGGCTGCCCCGGATACTTTCTCGCAATCGCGGCTTGCAACCATTCGTATGTATCTTTTGAAGAGGGTGCATTGACACAGCTTGCGCAAATGATATCTGCCCCATAAATTTCGATTTTCACCTTTTGTTTCTGCTCCATGATCATAACTCCTCCCGATTCTTGATTAGGTTGAAAGTCAACCCACTAACTATCAGTTTATCAATATTCACAAGTTTTGCAATCAGTGAACGAAAATCAGTAACGAATGCATTTTTATCGAAAAACAACAAACACTAATGGGAAACAAAACTGCCAAGGAGTGTGGCTACCCATGAAGAAGTATATTTCACTACTTATATTTGTTACACTGCTGTTTGTTATGCTTGAACCTGCGTTTGCTAATAAGGGTAGAAAGTTTTATGAGCAGGCTGGGCAAATTTTATGGGATATAAACACGGATGAAAAAGTCATTGCTCTTACATTTGACGATGGGTTTGTGACAATCTCTGAAATGATGGAGATACGTGCGAAAAATAACAGTGGTGATAAGCATGTGGATTTGGATGAAACAAACGATCCAAAATAGTGGAAAGCGTTATTCGGGTATAATTCATTTGTCTTTTAAGCAGCACTTACCTTATAATGAGTATAAAGAAGAAAGGGGAGAAATAAACAATGACTGATACTGCTATGATGGAACCCGTACAAGAAGTTTTAAATAAATTGCGCCCATTCCTCCTTCGTGATGGTGGAGACTGTGAACTTGTTGATATCGAAGAGGGAGTCGTAAAGCTGCGCCTATTAGGAGCTTGCGGAACATGCCCAAGTTCGACAATCACATTGAAAGCTGGTATTGAAAGAGCATTGCTTGAAGAAGTACCAGGAGTCGTTGAAGTAGAGCAAGTGTTTTAATAAATAATGCAAAAAAGAGCGGGCTGATAATATTCAGTCCGCTCTAACTTTTTCTTGCTGTTTATGTTCCCTGATCTCCTGCCATCTTTCTTTCGCCATTTCAATAAGATTCGGCTCGATTGAAGTCCGTTGCCTTTCGATAACCCGTGAAAAATTCCGGACAGCTTCCTCATGATCGCCAATTTGATGTGACAACTCTGCCATTAAGTATATCACCCGCGTTTCGGACATTTGCGTGCCTACATAATCTTCTTCCATATATGCCTTCGTATATAAATCACGTGCGATTTTTTTGAACCTCTTTTCCGATTCAACATCATTCAAGTCATTGTAAAGCCATGCGATTCTAAGAGTGATTCCTGCAATCGTTAATGGCTTCTCCTTTTTAACAGTAGCACTTATATAGGCAAGCTTATAAGCTTCGATCGCCTCTTCAATAGTCCGCTCACCACCGAACGAGCGACTGTTCCAGCGTGAAGTTATGGCCTCTTTGATATCATTTTTAACTCCATCGGCAAAATATGGGGAAAAGTCGTCCGTAAATGCAAATCCGCAATGTGGACATACTGCTGAATTATATAAAATCGGATATACCGATGGGTCTTGATAAATCGGTTTGAAGTCGCTTTCATGCTTCACAACACGG contains:
- a CDS encoding YuzD family protein; translation: MEQKQKVKIEIYGADIICASCVNAPSSKDTYEWLQAAIARKYPGQPFDIDYIDIESEIEDSAQKEIAEQILNDEYFYPLVRIGEEVIGEGYIQLKPVFNALEKHGYVEQA
- a CDS encoding NifU family protein, giving the protein MTDTAMMEPVQEVLNKLRPFLLRDGGDCELVDIEEGVVKLRLLGACGTCPSSTITLKAGIERALLEEVPGVVEVEQVF
- a CDS encoding DUF2225 domain-containing protein; this encodes MEVSSSFLREMVCLNCKEKFNTTKIRSRYVRVVKHESDFKPIYQDPSVYPILYNSAVCPHCGFAFTDDFSPYFADGVKNDIKEAITSRWNSRSFGGERTIEEAIEAYKLAYISATVKKEKPLTIAGITLRIAWLYNDLNDVESEKRFKKIARDLYTKAYMEEDYVGTQMSETRVIYLMAELSHQIGDHEEAVRNFSRVIERQRTSIEPNLIEMAKERWQEIREHKQQEKVRAD